The following are from one region of the Leptospira selangorensis genome:
- a CDS encoding PilZ domain-containing protein — protein MQRTEIGVNPSQKVTPDLPADQRFYTRFRKDSRVKLFEGGNWSEGILVDISMIGASILSDMDWSPGKKIMIMSPMFTCEIPGEVIRKTVSDMGQRYAIVFHDLCDSGILEILNKIAHCR, from the coding sequence ATGCAAAGAACAGAGATCGGGGTTAATCCTTCCCAAAAGGTAACACCTGATTTGCCAGCGGATCAAAGATTTTATACAAGGTTCCGTAAAGACAGTCGGGTTAAACTTTTCGAGGGAGGAAATTGGAGCGAAGGTATTCTAGTGGATATATCTATGATAGGAGCATCCATTCTTTCAGATATGGATTGGAGTCCTGGTAAAAAAATTATGATTATGTCACCAATGTTTACCTGCGAGATACCGGGAGAGGTTATTCGTAAAACTGTTAGCGATATGGGACAAAGATATGCGATAGTATTTCACGATCTTTGTGACTCAGGGATACTTGAGATACTTAATAAGATAGCTCATTGCAGATAA
- the tilS gene encoding tRNA lysidine(34) synthetase TilS: MADWPVFEDESNHSSRYLRNRIRSELLPVLLKEGADPDKIFHNFHDSDTPRSGTTNRKVNEDEIRTVSRRILEEEPASICKQVLDLHLKSLGLHPLNSQFLADLLHNLDRKVSFSLENKEVWFWKSVSSDLYILPKTASYLKPFSYNSDSFFLKWNGKTKKIPKNCEPSNDGEGEKILLGGIHRDVSEILREKEIPVPVRKMLPILKREGKTVLVCLRMWDARLDDIRSDDFQQD; encoded by the coding sequence ATGGCAGATTGGCCCGTATTCGAAGATGAATCTAATCATTCTTCACGTTATCTCAGGAATAGGATCAGATCCGAACTTCTTCCTGTACTTTTGAAAGAAGGAGCGGATCCGGATAAAATTTTTCATAATTTTCACGATTCAGATACGCCTAGAAGCGGAACAACAAACCGCAAAGTAAACGAGGATGAGATTAGAACAGTATCCAGACGGATTTTGGAAGAAGAGCCTGCATCTATTTGTAAACAAGTTTTGGATTTACATTTAAAAAGTTTAGGCCTTCATCCGCTGAATTCTCAGTTTCTTGCGGACCTTCTTCATAACCTGGACAGAAAAGTTTCTTTTTCTCTCGAAAACAAAGAAGTTTGGTTTTGGAAAAGTGTTTCGTCAGATCTGTACATCTTACCCAAAACCGCTTCTTATTTGAAACCGTTCAGCTATAACTCTGACTCTTTCTTTTTGAAATGGAACGGTAAGACAAAAAAAATCCCAAAAAATTGCGAGCCGTCTAACGACGGAGAAGGAGAAAAAATCCTGCTTGGAGGAATCCATCGAGACGTTTCCGAAATCCTTAGAGAGAAAGAGATTCCGGTTCCGGTCAGAAAAATGCTACCCATTCTAAAACGGGAAGGGAAAACTGTATTGGTTTGTCTTCGTATGTGGGATGCCCGTTTGGATGATATTCGATCGGATGATTTCCAACAAGATTAG
- a CDS encoding sigma-54-dependent Fis family transcriptional regulator yields the protein MNSTLDPDRLLDLILERCIQICEVGSGSLMLISRGDEVLDIVTFRGMNPSVRTKVKLRVGEGITGIVAASGEGMIVNDVTQNPHYISIKDDILSELAVPMIVEDEVIGVISLDSSRKQAFSEEYLELVSTLANMAAQIFKNLQTFRQLEQKNKIQQVLIDISRTVTSTLVLQEIFDDVMDRLDKSLNLERGSIVLFDSEKNILKLSAASGLTAEEMEKGVYLPGEGVTGKVYESGEAVIVESIVSDENFLNRLGNASHFKNNPENVSFLAAPIKSDTDVLGVVSVFFVHKKYVDLKTYLDFLQVVASVIYQAIRIQKLIDEEKREISRENILLKRELKNKYKFGSLIGKSKSMEKLFEMIQLVSDSRASVLITGESGTGKEMIASAIHYNSSRGDKPFIKINCAAIPENLLESELFGHKKGSFTGAVADKKGKFEMADTGTIFLDEIGEMDLNLQSKLLRVLQEKEIEAVGSVKPKKIDVRIIAATNADLEELISQKLFRADLYYRLNVVNMLTPPLRERPEDIPLLINHFITKYTSENVKKIKGITREAHKLLMSYSWPGNVRELENVIERAVVLSQLEMLDIQDFSEISGRILYGDEGEDVEVGVDPEASSEVASSKFSPAHLDALDGRAMEVVVGEVEARLIKYAMKKFKYTKTRVAKFLGINRNTLDKKIKDLKIDY from the coding sequence ATGAATTCGACCTTAGACCCAGATCGTCTTCTGGATCTAATTTTGGAGAGATGTATCCAAATTTGCGAGGTCGGCTCCGGTTCCCTCATGCTAATCAGTAGGGGAGATGAGGTTTTAGATATCGTTACTTTCAGAGGGATGAACCCTTCTGTTCGTACAAAAGTTAAGCTTAGAGTTGGAGAAGGTATTACTGGTATTGTTGCGGCTTCCGGCGAAGGAATGATCGTTAACGATGTTACCCAAAACCCACATTATATTTCTATTAAGGACGATATTCTTTCAGAGCTTGCAGTTCCGATGATCGTAGAAGATGAGGTGATCGGAGTTATTTCTCTCGACTCTAGCAGAAAGCAAGCTTTCTCTGAAGAGTATCTTGAGCTCGTTTCCACTCTCGCCAATATGGCGGCTCAGATCTTTAAGAACCTCCAAACTTTCAGACAGTTGGAACAGAAGAATAAGATCCAACAAGTACTCATAGATATTTCTAGAACTGTAACTTCTACCTTAGTTCTCCAAGAAATTTTTGATGATGTGATGGATAGATTGGATAAATCTCTCAACCTTGAAAGAGGTTCCATCGTTCTATTTGATTCTGAGAAGAATATACTAAAACTCAGTGCAGCATCAGGACTCACCGCTGAGGAAATGGAGAAGGGAGTTTATCTTCCTGGAGAAGGAGTCACCGGAAAAGTTTACGAATCCGGAGAAGCAGTTATCGTCGAATCGATAGTAAGCGATGAAAATTTCCTGAATAGATTAGGAAATGCCAGCCATTTTAAAAACAATCCTGAGAACGTTAGTTTCCTTGCGGCACCTATCAAATCTGATACAGATGTATTGGGTGTAGTTAGCGTATTCTTCGTTCATAAAAAATACGTGGATCTTAAAACGTATTTAGACTTCCTTCAAGTAGTCGCCTCCGTAATTTACCAAGCGATCCGTATTCAAAAACTGATCGATGAAGAAAAACGTGAGATCTCTAGAGAGAACATCTTATTAAAACGAGAACTTAAGAATAAGTACAAATTCGGTTCTTTGATCGGAAAGTCCAAGTCTATGGAAAAACTTTTCGAAATGATCCAACTTGTTTCCGATTCTCGTGCGTCGGTTTTGATTACTGGAGAGTCCGGAACCGGAAAAGAGATGATCGCATCTGCAATCCATTATAACTCTTCCAGGGGTGATAAACCTTTTATCAAGATCAACTGTGCTGCTATTCCTGAAAATCTTTTAGAGTCTGAATTATTCGGTCATAAAAAAGGATCATTCACCGGTGCGGTTGCTGATAAAAAAGGAAAGTTTGAGATGGCCGATACTGGTACCATCTTCTTGGATGAGATTGGAGAAATGGATCTCAATCTTCAATCCAAACTTTTGAGAGTTCTTCAAGAAAAAGAAATAGAAGCAGTAGGTTCGGTTAAACCTAAGAAAATCGATGTTAGGATTATAGCTGCGACTAACGCGGATCTGGAAGAACTCATCTCTCAAAAATTATTTAGAGCTGACTTATATTATCGTTTGAACGTAGTCAATATGTTGACTCCACCTCTTCGTGAAAGACCGGAAGATATTCCTCTTCTGATCAATCACTTCATCACCAAATACACTTCTGAGAACGTTAAGAAGATCAAAGGTATCACTAGAGAAGCTCACAAACTTTTGATGAGCTATAGCTGGCCTGGTAACGTTCGTGAATTAGAGAACGTGATTGAAAGAGCCGTCGTACTTTCTCAATTAGAAATGTTGGATATCCAGGACTTCTCAGAGATCAGTGGACGTATACTTTACGGAGATGAGGGAGAAGATGTGGAAGTTGGTGTGGATCCGGAAGCTTCTTCCGAAGTTGCAAGTTCCAAGTTCTCTCCTGCTCATTTAGATGCGCTGGATGGAAGAGCTATGGAAGTTGTAGTGGGAGAAGTTGAAGCAAGACTGATCAAGTATGCGATGAAAAAATTCAAATACACCAAGACCAGGGTTGCCAAGTTTCTAGGAATCAACAGAAACACTTTAGATAAGAAGATCAAAGATCTTAAAATAGATTATTAA
- a CDS encoding GAF domain-containing SpoIIE family protein phosphatase: MSCVFCGEYYLPDGKLKDGKFLCNSCGREWILEKRKRNRIKPPEVHALSNEILLEFLSLFNTSPNLDDLLQNFTNLAFRKLNLPGISVMVYEPRLDRILVKSCKNKKGPALEKLAFRMEIKKGEQNGPLGQAIETCKSVYYRFDEQPHKQIRQYGRVNKVESELSVPIHLKKEVLGLINVDYEKDDPVQAEKDRYFLELIASQFATTLKNRILFEVSQTQSRNFRNLHSAALKLSSLGFKYRTEIFRVILLSLTEFSESNLFVLIERKIGEEGNTISTEGYILIGSPRAPEIKLNVQLKGEWNILKKPTESAILMDSTDLKEWKTLGSNGKKKHLAILPVLRSDNSEIWILLAKEEELHWSPEEIDVLNAFAVQAGISVQNFHLFHQRAEKERLDKEIEIARDLQRSLLPRKMPDHPNYEFGGIMVPAIGVGGDYYDFITHPTNKETYVCIGDVSGKGVPAGIVMATVRTVIHSLVRKNPSPWEILQTVNTYLYQNYFKDIVSPRFMSLTIIHWDQNENRFVFSGGGQGNILVYRKKENRLEEIPTGGVVLGIDPDIDHFENSGEFYLEPGDFFLMFTDGVWEAMDPSEDFFEMDRLHKCVFEARKESLPLLLETVLKKIKNFTGEREQTDDITLIGVKRLK, from the coding sequence ATGTCCTGCGTATTTTGCGGAGAATATTATCTTCCAGACGGAAAACTCAAAGATGGAAAATTTCTTTGTAATTCCTGCGGAAGAGAATGGATCTTAGAAAAAAGAAAACGAAATAGGATCAAACCTCCGGAAGTTCACGCATTATCGAACGAGATCTTATTAGAATTTCTTTCTCTATTTAATACTAGTCCGAATCTGGACGACCTTCTCCAAAATTTTACCAATCTAGCATTCAGAAAATTAAATCTTCCTGGGATCTCGGTCATGGTGTATGAACCAAGATTAGATCGTATCTTAGTAAAATCCTGCAAAAACAAAAAAGGCCCTGCTCTAGAAAAGTTAGCCTTTAGGATGGAGATTAAAAAAGGAGAACAGAACGGCCCTCTAGGACAAGCAATCGAAACTTGCAAATCGGTGTATTATAGATTTGATGAACAGCCTCATAAACAGATCAGACAATACGGCCGAGTAAATAAGGTAGAATCGGAACTTTCTGTTCCAATCCATTTAAAAAAAGAAGTATTAGGATTAATTAATGTAGATTATGAAAAGGACGATCCGGTCCAAGCGGAGAAAGATCGTTACTTTCTTGAATTGATCGCGAGTCAGTTTGCAACTACACTAAAAAACAGAATTCTTTTTGAAGTTTCTCAAACCCAATCCAGAAATTTTAGGAATCTTCACTCTGCCGCTTTAAAACTCAGTAGTTTGGGATTCAAGTACCGAACTGAAATTTTCAGGGTTATCCTTCTTTCCTTAACCGAATTTTCGGAAAGTAATCTATTTGTTCTAATAGAAAGGAAAATCGGCGAAGAAGGAAATACGATCTCTACGGAAGGATATATACTTATAGGAAGTCCAAGAGCACCCGAGATCAAACTGAATGTTCAATTAAAGGGAGAATGGAATATTCTTAAAAAACCTACAGAATCGGCGATATTAATGGATTCTACCGATTTAAAAGAATGGAAAACCTTAGGTAGTAACGGAAAGAAAAAACATCTGGCGATCTTACCTGTATTACGTTCCGACAATTCGGAGATTTGGATACTTCTCGCCAAAGAAGAAGAACTGCACTGGAGCCCGGAAGAAATAGACGTATTAAACGCATTCGCAGTCCAAGCAGGGATCTCAGTCCAAAACTTTCATCTATTCCACCAACGTGCAGAAAAAGAAAGATTAGATAAAGAAATAGAGATCGCTAGAGATTTACAAAGATCGTTACTTCCTAGAAAAATGCCGGATCATCCGAATTACGAATTCGGCGGGATCATGGTACCTGCAATTGGAGTTGGTGGAGACTATTACGATTTTATAACACATCCCACGAACAAAGAAACTTATGTTTGTATAGGCGATGTAAGTGGCAAAGGAGTTCCTGCCGGCATTGTGATGGCAACCGTTAGAACAGTGATCCATTCCCTAGTCAGAAAAAACCCAAGCCCTTGGGAGATTTTGCAAACGGTAAACACTTACCTATATCAGAATTATTTTAAGGATATCGTATCTCCTCGTTTCATGTCTTTGACCATTATTCATTGGGATCAAAATGAAAACCGTTTCGTATTTAGCGGCGGAGGTCAGGGAAATATCCTAGTTTATCGCAAAAAGGAAAATCGTTTGGAAGAAATTCCGACAGGAGGAGTGGTTTTAGGAATCGATCCTGATATAGACCATTTCGAAAATAGCGGGGAATTTTACTTAGAGCCTGGGGATTTTTTCCTGATGTTTACGGACGGGGTATGGGAAGCAATGGACCCTTCCGAAGACTTTTTCGAAATGGACCGTCTGCATAAATGTGTTTTTGAAGCCAGAAAAGAAAGTCTTCCTCTTCTCTTAGAAACCGTCTTAAAAAAGATAAAAAACTTTACCGGGGAACGGGAACAGACAGATGATATTACTTTAATAGGCGTAAAACGTTTAAAATAA
- a CDS encoding ATP-binding protein — protein MNETLESIFQSAWSRLKNYQNFMKSKPAVVAFSGGKDSSLLLQFYLWLHNKNLISHFPTIYHLDHSIRDNGEQESDILKYIHSIAPDSTFKKKTFRSLQLRQN, from the coding sequence ATGAACGAAACATTAGAATCCATTTTTCAATCGGCTTGGTCTAGGTTAAAGAATTACCAAAACTTTATGAAAAGTAAACCTGCTGTGGTTGCTTTTTCCGGCGGAAAAGATTCTTCCTTACTTCTTCAATTCTACCTTTGGCTTCATAATAAAAATCTAATCTCTCATTTCCCGACAATTTATCATTTAGATCATTCTATCCGAGATAATGGCGAACAAGAATCCGACATCTTAAAATATATTCACTCTATAGCTCCCGATTCCACCTTTAAAAAAAAAACGTTCCGAAGTTTGCAACTAAGACAAAACTAA
- the yihA gene encoding ribosome biogenesis GTP-binding protein YihA/YsxC, producing MEELQELKPDPFFREVRFLSSYADASKVPSKGIPHIAFAGRSNSGKSRLLNAIVERKSLAKVSATPGKTKLLNFFLVSKSLFLVDTPGFGYSANSHKDHEQMMDLLMNYLNSAKDLKCLFLLSDAQRELPDEELELIGTCFEKGTKPVLIRTKVDKLNQSELSKLRKKMKNIQGLYPMLEIVFVSPKYGKGLPELRKIIENMMKSLIIPPMEEDTIPQEINEQG from the coding sequence ATGGAAGAACTCCAAGAATTAAAGCCGGACCCATTCTTTAGAGAAGTTAGATTTCTGTCTTCTTATGCAGACGCTTCTAAAGTTCCTTCCAAAGGTATTCCCCATATCGCATTTGCAGGTCGTTCCAACTCCGGAAAGTCCAGATTATTAAACGCAATCGTAGAAAGAAAATCCTTAGCAAAGGTTTCTGCAACCCCAGGTAAAACTAAACTTCTTAACTTTTTCTTAGTTTCAAAATCTTTATTCTTAGTAGATACTCCAGGTTTCGGTTATTCCGCAAATTCTCATAAAGATCATGAGCAAATGATGGATCTTTTGATGAATTATCTGAACTCGGCCAAGGATCTAAAATGTCTGTTCTTATTATCAGATGCTCAGAGAGAACTACCTGACGAAGAATTGGAATTAATCGGTACCTGTTTCGAAAAAGGTACTAAACCTGTTTTAATCCGTACTAAAGTAGATAAACTGAATCAGTCTGAACTTTCCAAACTTAGAAAAAAAATGAAAAACATCCAAGGATTATATCCTATGTTAGAAATTGTTTTTGTTTCTCCTAAGTACGGAAAAGGTCTGCCTGAACTTAGAAAGATAATAGAGAACATGATGAAATCCTTGATCATTCCTCCGATGGAAGAAGACACGATCCCACAAGAGATCAACGAACAAGGTTAA
- a CDS encoding HD-GYP domain-containing protein, whose amino-acid sequence MDAARDLQKFDFTEEVIQHFRENRIIPVDFYNKHGQILIHKKDMATGDDISRLQKFEKQGIYFLTAEIAKIHPGSAKKGSLDPSFDKLINPTLTLDMSRGATDLLSDIKKFPLNGEHVKEINKSINAVLDDFKSSPNMETGLVNIIEVMKNAGMPVDSEVLTKRTVIAMALKVRAAKVFTKVDMDQKKTEQMNLMMASYLADIGYTQMKIPTHANLKPEELEYIKNHPIISYLMIANLPEIEDPVKSVVLNHHRPHRGEGMNNNYPQTKPLVQKLQGYREKYKDDFRKNLLATDIQRQVKSILTNAISYEDIGILSIAGEFASLTTPQPWREPMDGLKAMKLILNNSFFAYNEKTLKDFFDHVGLSLCDNQPFVKIGDYVIVASQDSNRKVFFEICIIKDSHKNSIRPMLERIGTIRPKFANNGKVRISGFEMGSLTVDRRRAIFNLERNADPRRIIYLVDPEIDPEFFDSLDRKVRETYPSRTSSDSDSASKAPVS is encoded by the coding sequence ATGGACGCAGCCAGAGATTTACAAAAGTTCGATTTTACGGAAGAAGTGATCCAACACTTTCGAGAAAATAGAATTATACCTGTCGATTTTTATAATAAACACGGACAGATCCTGATTCATAAAAAGGATATGGCCACCGGAGACGATATCAGTCGTCTTCAAAAATTCGAAAAACAAGGGATCTATTTTTTAACAGCTGAGATTGCTAAGATCCATCCAGGCTCTGCTAAAAAAGGTTCCTTAGATCCTTCTTTCGATAAACTTATTAATCCAACACTCACTTTGGATATGTCCAGAGGAGCAACTGATCTATTATCCGATATCAAAAAGTTCCCATTAAACGGAGAACATGTTAAAGAGATTAATAAATCCATTAACGCAGTCCTAGACGATTTTAAATCTTCTCCGAATATGGAGACCGGCCTAGTCAATATTATAGAAGTTATGAAGAACGCCGGAATGCCTGTGGACTCGGAAGTTCTCACTAAAAGAACTGTGATAGCAATGGCATTGAAGGTGAGGGCCGCAAAGGTTTTTACCAAAGTAGATATGGATCAGAAGAAGACAGAGCAGATGAATCTGATGATGGCTTCTTATCTCGCGGACATCGGTTATACTCAGATGAAGATACCGACTCACGCGAATCTAAAACCGGAAGAGTTGGAATACATCAAAAACCATCCGATCATCAGTTACTTAATGATCGCTAACCTTCCTGAGATCGAAGATCCGGTCAAATCAGTAGTTCTAAATCACCATAGACCTCATCGTGGAGAAGGGATGAATAATAATTATCCCCAAACCAAACCATTAGTTCAAAAGCTCCAAGGTTATAGAGAAAAGTACAAAGATGATTTTCGCAAAAATCTTTTAGCTACTGATATCCAAAGACAAGTTAAGTCTATTCTCACTAACGCGATCTCTTACGAAGATATCGGGATACTTTCTATTGCCGGTGAATTTGCTTCTTTAACCACTCCTCAGCCTTGGAGAGAACCGATGGACGGTCTCAAGGCAATGAAACTGATCTTGAATAATAGTTTTTTTGCTTATAACGAAAAAACTCTCAAAGACTTTTTCGATCATGTGGGCCTATCCTTATGCGATAACCAGCCGTTCGTGAAGATCGGAGATTATGTTATTGTAGCTTCTCAGGATTCGAATCGTAAGGTATTCTTCGAGATCTGTATTATTAAGGATTCTCATAAAAATTCGATCCGACCGATGTTGGAAAGGATCGGAACCATCCGACCGAAGTTTGCAAATAACGGAAAGGTCAGGATCTCAGGCTTCGAAATGGGGAGCTTGACCGTGGACAGAAGAAGAGCGATATTTAATTTGGAACGTAATGCTGACCCTAGAAGGATCATCTATCTAGTGGATCCGGAAATCGATCCTGAGTTTTTTGACTCGTTGGATCGGAAAGTAAGGGAAACGTATCCCTCTAGGACTTCTTCTGATTCGGATTCCGCCTCGAAAGCGCCTGTTTCTTAA
- a CDS encoding ACT domain-containing protein has translation MIEFNYKEEYGVYRVTLKTSETAPGTLHKMVKAMFFMGFEILSGDIRTIKDGDSMISYDEFLLRSPETDSKIKASKLGILMSSVFSDDNALEEMIQTSSEIDIRNTFYLGQDSQLEFEDLPGNSATKFYLEAPDRKGLLYFVTGVLKDLGINILSGEVRTDGKSLKAQDTFILTDSRTDLGFAGSSTEERIRRYILQSSLNQV, from the coding sequence ATGATAGAATTTAACTACAAAGAAGAATACGGAGTCTATAGAGTTACTCTCAAGACTTCTGAAACTGCCCCAGGAACACTTCATAAAATGGTGAAGGCGATGTTCTTTATGGGATTCGAGATCCTTTCCGGAGATATTCGCACAATCAAAGACGGCGACTCCATGATCAGCTACGATGAATTTCTTCTTAGATCTCCTGAAACAGATTCTAAAATCAAGGCATCCAAACTAGGAATCTTAATGTCCTCTGTCTTTTCCGATGATAATGCGTTGGAAGAGATGATCCAAACCTCAAGTGAAATAGATATTCGAAATACATTTTATCTAGGACAAGATTCTCAATTGGAGTTTGAGGATTTACCAGGCAATTCTGCTACAAAGTTCTACTTAGAAGCCCCGGATAGAAAAGGATTATTATACTTTGTTACCGGAGTTTTGAAGGATCTGGGGATCAATATTCTCTCTGGCGAAGTTAGAACAGACGGTAAGTCCTTAAAAGCCCAGGACACATTCATACTAACCGACTCTCGTACAGACCTTGGGTTCGCTGGCAGCTCCACAGAAGAAAGAATCCGTAGATATATTCTACAAAGTAGCCTAAATCAAGTTTGA
- a CDS encoding SET domain-containing protein, which yields MLKVPTYVSESPIGGLGVFAGRDIEEGELVWEFHPKTVWTLTEKEVQALPERLQSLIYTYSYLFEGQWYFCVDNSRFMNHSDQANTLEDKTGVQGESNPSGRDRAVRRILKDEELTCNYKQFDQNWKEKLPS from the coding sequence ATGCTGAAAGTACCGACTTACGTTTCCGAGTCTCCAATAGGAGGCCTTGGGGTTTTCGCAGGTAGAGATATTGAAGAAGGTGAACTCGTGTGGGAGTTCCATCCTAAAACCGTTTGGACCTTAACAGAAAAAGAAGTGCAAGCTCTTCCGGAAAGACTCCAAAGTCTGATCTATACATATTCATATTTGTTTGAAGGACAATGGTATTTCTGCGTGGATAATTCCCGCTTCATGAACCATAGCGATCAAGCAAACACATTAGAAGATAAAACTGGCGTCCAGGGAGAAAGTAATCCTTCGGGAAGGGACAGAGCTGTCCGCAGGATCCTAAAGGACGAAGAATTAACCTGTAACTATAAACAATTTGATCAGAACTGGAAGGAAAAACTTCCTTCTTAA
- a CDS encoding ABC transporter ATP-binding protein, with amino-acid sequence MTNKQKFTEGFKFGKAQATYSNSKTAGPKVPQGSQAARGSYSSSLGPSFGGNEPSSESPFLVLLGLGRYFKNYKVRLGIVLGLLFTEIIVYSAIPFSFKFLIDEALIGKNETVLYITGALLVGGTILITAAGTVRDYLYNWVSARAIRDMREELFIHLQRVNLDFYANTRLGDVLARFSTDLSALENAVLALIPWGISPLLEAIFGTALLFALDWKLGAIATLIWPITFLGPVFFSTRSTAASYERKIEEAKVLTAVEESISAQNLIRVYDLDGAFWDKFKGNCEKLFHVSLRLGLTNSYLERSASGGILLLQAVLLISGAWFAFHGMVSVGALAAFLPPFLNLSYSLLYVSQYFPTMNQASGSARRILEILRTPTFESEGGEPPFAPSELQNSIKLEDLHFRYKGRTKNLSGVNLEIKKGTYTVILGQSGSGKSTILKFILGMMEPNQGKVSLDGIAMEKIRLDALHSMIGIVFQDTFLFHTSILENIRMGRPDATPEEAIEAAKLAEIHEFISALPDGYETIAGDKGSKLSGGEKQRIALARALVRNPQILLLDEATSALDPITEARILKTLQKLREGRTIVSVTHRLTGLHAADQVVVLKNGSLEPYPSPENDSLSAAAIGL; translated from the coding sequence ATGACAAATAAACAGAAATTTACCGAAGGATTTAAATTCGGAAAAGCACAAGCGACGTATTCTAACTCAAAAACAGCCGGACCGAAGGTTCCTCAAGGAAGCCAGGCTGCTAGAGGCTCTTATTCTTCTTCTTTAGGACCAAGCTTTGGGGGAAATGAACCTTCTTCCGAATCTCCTTTTTTAGTTCTTCTTGGGTTAGGCAGATATTTTAAAAATTATAAAGTACGATTGGGGATCGTTTTAGGCCTTCTTTTTACCGAAATCATCGTTTATTCTGCGATCCCTTTCTCTTTTAAGTTTTTGATCGACGAAGCTTTAATCGGGAAGAATGAAACAGTTCTTTATATCACTGGAGCACTTCTAGTCGGAGGCACGATCTTAATCACTGCTGCCGGAACTGTTCGCGACTATTTATATAATTGGGTCTCCGCTCGTGCCATAAGAGATATGAGAGAAGAGTTATTCATTCACTTACAAAGAGTGAATCTGGACTTTTATGCAAATACTCGTCTAGGTGATGTTCTCGCAAGATTTTCAACCGATTTGTCTGCCTTAGAAAACGCAGTACTTGCATTAATTCCTTGGGGAATTTCTCCATTACTCGAAGCAATCTTTGGAACTGCATTATTATTCGCTTTGGATTGGAAGTTAGGTGCAATTGCAACTTTGATCTGGCCGATCACTTTTTTAGGACCTGTATTCTTCTCCACTAGATCTACTGCGGCAAGTTACGAAAGAAAGATAGAAGAAGCCAAGGTCCTCACCGCTGTTGAAGAATCTATCTCCGCTCAGAATCTGATCCGAGTTTACGATCTGGATGGAGCTTTCTGGGATAAATTTAAAGGAAACTGTGAGAAACTATTTCATGTTTCCTTAAGATTAGGACTAACTAATTCTTATTTGGAACGTTCCGCTTCCGGTGGAATTCTTCTTTTACAAGCAGTACTTTTAATTTCGGGTGCATGGTTTGCATTCCATGGAATGGTGAGTGTGGGAGCTTTAGCGGCTTTTCTTCCTCCATTCTTGAATTTGTCTTATTCTCTACTCTATGTGTCCCAGTATTTCCCTACTATGAACCAAGCAAGCGGTTCCGCTCGGAGAATATTAGAGATCTTAAGAACTCCTACTTTTGAATCGGAAGGAGGAGAACCTCCATTTGCACCTTCTGAATTACAAAATTCTATCAAGCTAGAAGATTTACATTTCCGTTATAAAGGTAGAACTAAGAATCTAAGCGGAGTAAACCTGGAGATCAAAAAAGGAACTTATACAGTAATCCTTGGACAAAGTGGTTCCGGAAAAAGTACCATTCTGAAATTCATCCTAGGAATGATGGAACCGAACCAAGGAAAAGTTTCTTTGGACGGGATTGCAATGGAGAAGATCCGTTTAGACGCACTTCATTCCATGATCGGGATCGTATTCCAAGATACTTTCTTATTCCATACTAGCATTCTTGAAAATATTCGTATGGGACGTCCGGACGCAACTCCTGAAGAAGCGATCGAGGCGGCAAAACTCGCAGAGATCCATGAATTCATTTCCGCACTTCCTGATGGATACGAAACAATCGCTGGAGACAAGGGTTCTAAACTTTCCGGCGGAGAAAAACAAAGGATCGCTCTTGCAAGAGCCTTAGTACGTAATCCTCAAATTCTGCTATTGGATGAGGCCACTTCCGCTTTGGATCCGATCACAGAAGCAAGGATCTTAAAAACTCTCCAAAAATTGAGAGAGGGAAGAACGATCGTTTCCGTGACCCATAGATTGACAGGTTTGCATGCAGCAGACCAAGTAGTGGTCTTAAAAAATGGAAGTCTGGAACCTTATCCTTCTCCGGAAAATGATTCACTTTCCGCGGCCGCAATCGGATTATAG